In Ochotona princeps isolate mOchPri1 chromosome 33, mOchPri1.hap1, whole genome shotgun sequence, one DNA window encodes the following:
- the HMG20B gene encoding SWI/SNF-related matrix-associated actin-dependent regulator of chromatin subfamily E member 1-related isoform X2 — translation MSQGPRQAAPPASSRAPGPHGYVVPVKQERDPRPGEKGPAEEEPVKKRGWPKGKKRKKVLPNGPKAPVTGYVRFLNERREQIRTRHPDLPFPEITKMLGAEWSKLQPAEKQRYLDEAEREKQQYMKELRAYQQSEAYKVCAERLQEKKIKREDSGSPGLLSAVLNGHKPGDCDGLSAFDVPIFTEEFLDQNKAREAELRRLRKMNVAFEEQNAVLQRHTQSMSSARERLEQELALEERRTLALQQQLQAVRQALTASFAALPVPGTGETPTLGTLDLYMARLHGAIERDPTRHEALIARIKEILAQVASEHL, via the exons ATGTCCCAGGGCCCCAGGCAGGCCGCCCC GCCCGCGAGCAGCAGGGCTCCGGGCCCCCACGGCTACGTGGTTCCGGTCAAGCAGGAACGCGACCCTCGGCCGGGAGAGAAGGGGCCTGCAGAGGAGGAG CCCGTCAAGAAGCGCGGCTGGCCCAAGGGCAAGAAGCGGAAGAAGGTGCTGCCCAACGGGCCCAAGGCGCCGGTCACCGGCTATGTGCGCTTCCTCAACGAGCGGCGGGAGCAGATCCGCACGCGCCACCCCGACCTGCCCTTCCCCGAGATCACCAAGATGCTGGGCGCCGAGTGGAGCAAGCTGCAGCCTGCCGAGAAGCAG CGGTACCTGGATGAGGCGGAGCGTGAGAAGCAGCAGTACATGAAGGAGCTGCGCGCCTACCAGCAGTCAGAGGCCTACAAGGTGTGCGCCGAGCGACTGCAGGAGAAGAAGATCAAGAGAG AGGACTCGGGCTCCCCTGGCCTCCTCAGCGCGGTGCTCAATGGACACAAG CCCGGGGACTGCGATGGGCTGTCTGCGTTCGACGTGCCCATCTTTACGGAGGAGTTTCTGGACCAAAACAAAG CACGCGAGGCGGAGCTGCGGCGCCTGCGCAAAATGAACGTGGCCTTCGAGGAGCAGAACGCGGTGCTGCAGCGGCACACGCAGAGCATGAGCAGCGCGCGGGAGCGCCTGGAGCAGGAGCTGGCGCTGGAGGAGCGGCGCACGCTGGCACTGCAGCAGCAACTGCAGGCCGTGCGCCAGGCGCTCACCGCCAGCTTCGCTGCGCTGCCCGTGCCCG gcACGGGCGAGACGCCCACGCTGGGCACACTTGACCTGTACATGGCGCGGCTGCACGGTGCCATTGAGCGTGACCCCACGCGCCATGAGGCCCTCATTGCCCGCATCAAAGAGATCCTGGCTCAGGTGGCCAG CGAGCACCTGTGA
- the HMG20B gene encoding SWI/SNF-related matrix-associated actin-dependent regulator of chromatin subfamily E member 1-related isoform X1 — MGAPGQLREAGRAGRAWLERSGPWKVRESLCGGENSGSSRAAMSQGPRQAAPPASSRAPGPHGYVVPVKQERDPRPGEKGPAEEEPVKKRGWPKGKKRKKVLPNGPKAPVTGYVRFLNERREQIRTRHPDLPFPEITKMLGAEWSKLQPAEKQRYLDEAEREKQQYMKELRAYQQSEAYKVCAERLQEKKIKREDSGSPGLLSAVLNGHKPGDCDGLSAFDVPIFTEEFLDQNKAREAELRRLRKMNVAFEEQNAVLQRHTQSMSSARERLEQELALEERRTLALQQQLQAVRQALTASFAALPVPGTGETPTLGTLDLYMARLHGAIERDPTRHEALIARIKEILAQVASEHL; from the exons ATGGGAGCTCCAGGACAGCTGCGGGAGGCGGGGCGGGCAGGGCGCGCTTGGTTGGAGCGGAGCGGCCCGTGGAAGGTCCGGGAAAGTTTGTGTGGAGGTGAAAACTCGGG GTCCAGCCGAGCGGCCATGTCCCAGGGCCCCAGGCAGGCCGCCCC GCCCGCGAGCAGCAGGGCTCCGGGCCCCCACGGCTACGTGGTTCCGGTCAAGCAGGAACGCGACCCTCGGCCGGGAGAGAAGGGGCCTGCAGAGGAGGAG CCCGTCAAGAAGCGCGGCTGGCCCAAGGGCAAGAAGCGGAAGAAGGTGCTGCCCAACGGGCCCAAGGCGCCGGTCACCGGCTATGTGCGCTTCCTCAACGAGCGGCGGGAGCAGATCCGCACGCGCCACCCCGACCTGCCCTTCCCCGAGATCACCAAGATGCTGGGCGCCGAGTGGAGCAAGCTGCAGCCTGCCGAGAAGCAG CGGTACCTGGATGAGGCGGAGCGTGAGAAGCAGCAGTACATGAAGGAGCTGCGCGCCTACCAGCAGTCAGAGGCCTACAAGGTGTGCGCCGAGCGACTGCAGGAGAAGAAGATCAAGAGAG AGGACTCGGGCTCCCCTGGCCTCCTCAGCGCGGTGCTCAATGGACACAAG CCCGGGGACTGCGATGGGCTGTCTGCGTTCGACGTGCCCATCTTTACGGAGGAGTTTCTGGACCAAAACAAAG CACGCGAGGCGGAGCTGCGGCGCCTGCGCAAAATGAACGTGGCCTTCGAGGAGCAGAACGCGGTGCTGCAGCGGCACACGCAGAGCATGAGCAGCGCGCGGGAGCGCCTGGAGCAGGAGCTGGCGCTGGAGGAGCGGCGCACGCTGGCACTGCAGCAGCAACTGCAGGCCGTGCGCCAGGCGCTCACCGCCAGCTTCGCTGCGCTGCCCGTGCCCG gcACGGGCGAGACGCCCACGCTGGGCACACTTGACCTGTACATGGCGCGGCTGCACGGTGCCATTGAGCGTGACCCCACGCGCCATGAGGCCCTCATTGCCCGCATCAAAGAGATCCTGGCTCAGGTGGCCAG CGAGCACCTGTGA